One genomic region from Cryptococcus gattii WM276 chromosome C, complete sequence encodes:
- a CDS encoding cytoplasm protein, putative (Similar to TIGR gene model, INSD accession AAW42580.1): protein MSAANLNRSFSVYSIPPQLLQSLAVRSIQAQNNDQQQSVLPTSASTSAAAAPPPIGTGISCQTCPQAEFDTIEEQRTHFKSDWHRYNAKVKLNASGKVVSLEEWDNMVEGISSISGSASSTSGSEQSKVARLLKNQTLDESGDDSSAAAELADRQRRAHLRTAVIWFSPSAPVPQLNIPKDTQFGVHRALFPPFEKAGDYLEELRRMQLSGNEEEDGERRLTFLMVAGGHFAGMVVGIRPRGKTEKQDVKGAGDVRVLKHKTFHRYTTRKKQGGSQAINDNNKSKAISAGAMLRRYGEQALQEEIRALLIDWADDIHASERIFIRASTHGKKSFWGYEGAPLEKNDERLRTFPFPTRRPTLQELLRCWYELTRVRVSHLSEEALKQQDEAYIASLQPKTQTKAKPTPAPVKEVKSEAPKISAEEEARLDRWQRLEEMVRKGRINALRPFWEKYGEEFLFTPASASSSLSPEEQSQYTQPYLLSAASSSSQPEVLTYLLSELKFNPTLVVPSDSLKRPYDLASSKAIRDIYRKFAYDNPDLWDWKAARVPPGLSEEMEAEQREKKAGRRKGLKEKLKEREKTRQEAEAREAQEEEERRLKREKEEREKPTRLGVSGPQKLGGGSAEGLAGLSAEMRMQIERERRARAAEARFGGR, encoded by the exons ATGTCAGCAGCCAACTTAAATAGGTCCTTTTCAGTATACAGCATACCTCCACAGCTTCTCCAGTCACTCGCTGTCCGTTCTATCCAAGCGCAAAACAACGACCAACAGCAGTCCGTTCTCCCTACGTCAGCGTCTACCTCGGCTGCAGCGGCGCCACCTCCCATCGGTACTGGAATTAGCTGTCAGACATGTCCTCAGGCGGAATTTGATACTATTGAAGAGCAGCGTACCCATTTCAAAAGTGATTGGCATCGATATAATGCCAAGGTCAAGCTGAATGCAAGCGGCAAGGTTGTCAGCCTTGAGGAGTGGGACAACATGGTTGAAG GTATTTCGTCAATATCAGGAAGTGCATCTTCCACCTCCGGATCTGAACAGAGCAAAGTAGCTCGATTACTCAAAAACCAAACGCTCGATGAATCAGGCGATGACTCTTCTGCAGCTGCTGAGCTAGCTGATCGGCAACGTCGAGCCCATCTTCGTACAGCTGTCATCTGGTTCTCCCCTTCCGCCCCTGTCCCTCAGCTGAATATACCCAAAGACACTCAATTTGGAGTTCACCGAGCTCTCTTTCCGCCGTTTGAAAAAGCTGGTGATTATCTGGAGGAATTAAGACGAATGCAGTTATCCGGtaatgaagaagaggatggagagagGAGATTGACGTTTTTGATGGTTGCAGGAGGACATTTTGCGGGAATGGTTGTTGGGATAAGACCGAGGGGCAAGACGGAAAAGCAGGATGTCAAGGGGGCTGGAGATGTGAGGGTTTTGAAACACAAGACTTTCCATCGTTATACCA CTCGTAAGAAGCAAGGTGGATCTCAGGCGATTAACGACAACAATAAATCAAAGGCTATCTCCGCCGGTGCTATGCTTCGTAGATACGGCGAACAAGCCCTGCAAGAAGAAATACGTGCGCTACTTATCGATTGGGCCGATGACATCCATGCTTCAGAACGGATATTCATTCGTGCCAGTACTCATGGCAAAAAATCTTTTTGGGGCTACGAAGGCGCTCCGCTCGAGAAGAACGATGAACGATTAAGGACGTTTCCTTTCCCAACGAGAAGGCCTACCTTGCAAGAGCTGTTGAGGTGTTGGTATGAATTGACCAGGGTCAGGGTTTCTCATTTGAGCGAGGAGGCATTGAAGCAGCAAGATGAAGCGTACATCGCTTCTCTCCAACCCAAGACGCAAACAAAGGCCAAGCCTACTCCCGCGCCTGTCAAAGAGGTCAAGTCGGAAGCACCAAAGATTTCGGCTGAGGAAGAGGCGAGGCTGGATAGATGGCAGAGGTTGGAAGAGATGGTACGAAAAGGACGCATCAATGCGCTCAGGCCTTTCTGGGAAAAGTACGGCGAAGAATTTTTATTCACCCCTGCTTCAGCATCATCTTCCCTGTCTCCTGAAGAACAATCCCAATACACACAACCTTATCTTCTCTCTGCGGCGTCATCGTCATCCCAGCCTGAAGTCTTAACATACCTCCTCTCCGAGCTCAAATTTAACCCTACCCTCGTAGTTCCGAGTGACTCATTAAAACGCCCATACGACCTCGCCTCATCTAAGGCTATTAGGGATATTTATCGTAAATTCGCTTACGACAACCCAGACTTGTGGGATTGGAAAGCGGCCCGCGTTCCACCAGGACTGAGCGAGGAAATGGAAGCAGAGcaaagggaaaagaaggccggaagaagaaagggaTTAAAGGAAAAGCTCaaggagagggaaaagaCTAGACAGGAAGCCGAGGCGAGGGAAGCacaagaagaggaggagaggcggttgaagagagagaaggaagagagagaaaagcCGACGAGGTTGGGTGTGAGCGGTCCGCAGAAATTGGGTGGGGGTTCAGCCGAGGGGCTGGCTGGGCTGAGTGCGGAGATGAGGATGCAGATTGAAAGAGAACGAAGAGCCAGGGCCGCAGAGGCGCGGTTCGGGGGCAGATAG
- a CDS encoding uncharacterized protein (Similar to SGTC gene model, INSD accession EAL21951.1): MPKVSKKARALRELDSSLQQLQPLLHIPKYRAQYDAELARRTEIQSKRYYDRPATYKKSHISSSICDSIDAILDAPEEEFRRSFRMSRREMEQEIWVRFAGASVFRSKGSRKQAKAEYQLALLVYRLAQPGCMTTKGIQQKFGISAGTTNEWTKRALIAVLEQFPSIVSWPSSQERHFICSHSLSSSHIPECIGYLDGIHIHFHRGGLKPGGPMEYWRESCREGYNFLGICGDQLSMRMVIAGSTEGKGQDKTLQDGLPWRRGSAGEYFDGKQCIVADKGFKCDNMVLPLYDLGSKRQEIDDSMRSFNHQAQPLIRNTIQTAWGMIKSRWQYLNAAHILIYADEAEKARDMVLAAIVLHNLLIGSVEEYVSREEALKLQENEKFTKRWAFRGM; this comes from the exons ATGCCTAAGGTCAGCAAGAAGGCAAGGGCCCTCAGGGAGCTTGACAGTAGTCTACAGCAACTCCAACCCCTTCTCCATATACCGAAATACCGAGCACAGTACGATGCCGAGCTGGCGCGTCGCACGGAAATACAGAGTAAACGGTACTATGACCGTCCTGCGACATACAAAAAATCCCATATCTCTTCGAGCATCTGCGATAGCATAGATGCTATACTAGATGCCCCAGAGGAAGAATTTAGGAGGAGCTTTAGGATGTCCaggagagagatggagcAAGAGATATGGGTTAGGTTTGCAGGCGCGTCAGTGTTCCGGAGCAAAGGAAGTAGGAAACAGGCGAAAGCAGAGTATCAGTTGGCTTTACTGGTGTATAGATTGGCTCAACCTGGCTGCATGACTACCAAAGGCATACAGCAAAAATTCGGCATCAGTG CCGGCACCACAAATGAATGGACCAAACGCGCCCTTATTGCTGTTCTCGAACAGTTTCCTTCGATCGTCTCCTGGCCTTCATCACAAGAACGTCACTTCATTTGTTCACattctctctcctccagTCACATACCCGAATGTATTGGCTATCTCGACGGCATTCACATACATTTTCACAGAGGCGGATTGAAACCGGGTGGGCCGATGGAATATTGGCGGGAAAGCTGTCGCGAGGGGTACAACTTTTTGGGGATTTGTGGAGATCAATTGAGTATGCGGATGGTTATTGCAGGATCCACGGAGGGGAAAGGGCAAGACAAGACGCTGCAAGACGGGTTACCATGGCGACGCGGAAGTGCTGGGGAGTATTTCGACGGCAAACAGTGTATCGTGGCCGATAAGGGATTTAAATGTGACAACATGGTATTGCCTCTGTATGACCTGGGCTCGAAAAGGCAAGAAATAGATGATTCTATG AGGTCGTTCAACCATCAAGCCCAACCATTGATACGTAATACAATACAAACAGCATGGGGTATGATCAAATCTCGGTGGCAGTACCTCAACGCAGCACACATCCTTATCTACGCCGACGAAGCAGAGAAAGCACGGGACATGGTCCTAGCTGCGATTGTGTTGCACAATCTTTTGATAGGGTCTGTGGAGGAGTATGTGAGCAGAGAAGAAGCTTTGAAGTTACAAGAGAACGAGAAGTTTACAAAAAGGTGGGCCTTTCGCGGCATGTAG